The Candidatus Firestonebacteria bacterium RIFOXYD2_FULL_39_29 genome segment TTTTATCCAGCTGGCCGCAGAAAATATTAGGATCAAACGAAGGTTTGCTCACTAAAGCGTAAACTTCTCCGTTTCCCGGATTCATACAAACTATCACACCGCGGCGCCCTTTAAAATACTCTTCAGCTGCCTTCTGAAGTTTCAAATCGATAGTTAAAACAAGGTCCGTTCCTTTAGTGAATGGATCATCTCCCAGACTCTTGATTTCTTTTCCCGAGGAATTCACCATTATTTTTGAAGCACCGTTTATACCGCGTAATTCCGCATCATACTTTCTTTCAATGCCGGCCCTCCCGATAGTATCACCGACATAACATTTGCTTTTATTAATATCATTCAAATTTACTTCTCCCACATAGCCGATAACATGAGCCGCAATTTCTTTATTCGGATAATTTCTTTTTGCCTCTGTATGGATTATAACTCCGGGAAGTTCGGGTCTGTGTTCTTCTATTATTGAAATAACCGACGCCTTCAAATCACCCTTTATTTTTATGGCTTCAAATACCTTCTGTTTCTGATTTTCAATTTTCTGATTGATCTCTTCTTCCAGAATACCCAGTATTTTGGCAAGCATCGGAATAACCTTCTCGCTATCTTTGAGATCAACAGGTATTATTGAAACCGTATAAGAAGGAACACTGTCCGCCAGCTTTTCCCCGTACCTGTCGTAAATTATTCCTCTTGCAGCGCGTTTAGGTACGATCCTGGTACTGTTACTCTCCGCTAAACTTTTGAACTTCCAATACGATATTAATTGAATATAAAACAACCTTAAGAATATTATTCCAATAAGCAGGGATCCGAAGGCTATAAGGAACTTAAACCGTTTTTTTTGTTCTTTATCCTGTACTCTCTCAAGAGCCATATCAGCCGAACACTTTTTTTAATTTACCGCTGAAACTATGATAAAAGAAGAGAGGAATGCTGAGAAGAACCGAGGTATAAACGGCTACAGGAAGGACAACCCTGACAAGTTCCCTGGTAAAACTAACAGGAACATAAAAATAATTAATTGTTAATAGTGAAATAATCCCGTTTATTAGCGAAACCAGTAACGCAATAAGCATATTCGAAAAAATATTGTCCGTAAATACATGTTTTTTAAAAAATGCCGTCAAAAAACCCGCAAGAGTCAGTGTAAAAAGCCCAAAACCAAAATAACTATAAGCCATAAGGTCATAAAGCAG includes the following:
- a CDS encoding rod shape-determining protein MreD → MLIRVFLLFICFLFQIGIRDNVLLFGFAPDFLIIGLVMTVKKNNLLDGVILGAGCGLLYDLMAYSYFGFGLFTLTLAGFLTAFFKKHVFTDNIFSNMLIALLVSLINGIISLLTINYFYVPVSFTRELVRVVLPVAVYTSVLLSIPLFFYHSFSGKLKKVFG